A part of Gambusia affinis linkage group LG19, SWU_Gaff_1.0, whole genome shotgun sequence genomic DNA contains:
- the LOC122822568 gene encoding phosphatidylcholine transfer protein, with translation MSLQFGDEEFQKAWQELDEPQLDGWELFTETMGVQIHRRYDRETGLYEYKVYGALDSCSPELCADVYMDLMYRKQWDSYVKELYEKDFDGQTAIYWEVKYPFPLKNRDYVYVRERRDLDVNGRKIFVILARSSAETACPEKSTALRVSDYKQSVAMETDGAGGTKVFMNYFDNPGGMIPAWLVNWAAKSGVPGFIKDLQNACNKYKTYCEKK, from the exons ATGTCGCTGCAGTTCGGGGATGAGGAGTTCCAGAAAGCCTGGCAGGAGCTGGACGAGCCGCAGCTGGACGGATGGGAACTCTTCACCGAGACGATGGGGGTCCAAATCCACCGGCGTTACGACCGG GAAACTGGACTTTATGAGTACAAAGTCTATGGAGCGCTGGACAGCTGCAGCCCAGAACTCTGTGCAGACGTCTACATGGACCTGATGTATCGGAAACAATGGGATAGTTATGTGAAAG AGCTCTATGAGAAGGATTTCGATGGACAAACGGCGATTTACTGGGAAGTGAAATACCCGTTTCCTCTGAAAAACAGAGAT TATGTTTACGTAAGGGAGCGGAGAGACCTGGACGTAAATGGCAGAAAGATCTTTGTGATTCTGGCCAGAAGCTCAGCGGAGACGGCGTGTCCAGAGAAGAGCACCGCTCTGAGGGTGAGCGACTACAAGCAGAGTGTCGCCATGGAGACCGACGGAGCCGGCGGCACTAAAG tgttCATGAACTACTTTGATAATCCTGGCGGTATGATCCCGGCCTGGCTGGTGAACTGGGCAGCGAAG AGCGGAGTCCCAGGCTTCATTAAAGATCTGCAGAACGCCTGCAACAAGTACAAGACATACTGCGAGAAGAAATGA